Proteins from a genomic interval of Dehalococcoidia bacterium:
- a CDS encoding MaoC family dehydratase N-terminal domain-containing protein, translating to MATDVSQGLNLEAIDTADVDRWIGRPVGGTQLKDPIAPNDIRRWAQGMQNANPLYYDERLAEESAFGRLTAPQSFAVCCDTSHGASPAIQGTIPGSHMLFGGDEWWFFGPRIYPGDTIHTERLAYDYRLANTSFAGQTMFQRGDTSYINQRGEVVARQRSTSIRYLVANARQLDSLKDLEQEPEWTDEDMERIEREILAYFAPLQGHVIRAFDEVKEGETLPQRPIGPHTLQSFTTEWRSYTMTVWGSSRADGFPTSTAKAGWTREMTRNEENARIDPSRGDGLYYGASRGHVQERWAKHIGVPRAYGYGASMGAWILDYLANWAGETGFIEHCRSQYRHPPLTGDLTLLNGKVLSTEANPRGGGIATVQVEMTTQYGATMARGTAEVRLA from the coding sequence ATGGCGACCGATGTCTCGCAGGGCCTGAACCTCGAAGCGATCGACACCGCGGACGTGGATCGCTGGATCGGCCGGCCCGTCGGCGGCACCCAGCTCAAGGATCCGATCGCGCCGAACGACATCCGCCGCTGGGCGCAGGGGATGCAGAACGCCAACCCGCTCTACTACGACGAACGGCTTGCGGAGGAGAGCGCCTTCGGCCGCTTGACGGCGCCGCAGTCGTTCGCCGTCTGCTGCGACACCAGCCACGGCGCCTCGCCCGCGATCCAGGGCACGATCCCCGGCTCGCATATGCTCTTCGGCGGCGACGAGTGGTGGTTCTTCGGCCCGCGCATCTACCCGGGCGACACGATCCACACCGAACGGCTGGCCTACGACTACCGTCTCGCCAACACCAGCTTCGCCGGCCAGACCATGTTCCAGCGCGGCGACACCAGCTACATCAACCAGCGCGGGGAGGTCGTCGCCCGTCAACGCTCGACCTCGATCCGCTACCTCGTCGCCAACGCGCGCCAGCTCGACTCGCTCAAAGACCTCGAGCAGGAGCCGGAGTGGACGGACGAGGACATGGAGCGGATCGAACGCGAGATCCTCGCCTACTTCGCTCCGCTGCAGGGTCACGTGATCCGCGCCTTCGACGAGGTCAAGGAGGGCGAGACGCTGCCGCAGCGGCCGATCGGCCCGCACACGCTGCAGAGCTTCACCACGGAGTGGCGCTCCTACACGATGACCGTGTGGGGCTCGTCGCGCGCCGACGGCTTTCCCACTTCGACGGCGAAGGCCGGCTGGACGCGCGAGATGACGCGCAACGAGGAGAATGCCCGCATCGATCCTTCGCGCGGCGACGGGCTGTATTACGGCGCCTCGCGCGGGCACGTGCAGGAGCGCTGGGCAAAGCACATCGGCGTGCCGCGCGCCTACGGTTACGGCGCCAGCATGGGCGCCTGGATCCTGGATTACCTCGCCAACTGGGCGGGCGAGACGGGCTTCATCGAGCACTGCCGCTCGCAGTATCGCCATCCGCCGCTCACCGGCGACCTGACGCTGCTGAACGGCAAAGTCCTGAGCACGGAGGCCAACCCGCGCGGCGGCGGCATCGCCACGGTGCAGGTGGAGATGACGACGCAGTATGGGGCCACCATGGCCCGCGGCACGGCCGAGGTCCGGTTGGCGTAG
- a CDS encoding HAMP domain-containing protein: MGSHTLARFFGNLTIRRKLFLIAVVAAVPTAVLLFIVLTGQSADLNQAQQERRGVEFTAPVQRLLQDVQLHRDLAATLLAGDQSYAQRLQDSAADVDKDMKAVDAVDKRYGGRFHAHDRVNTIKQSWQSLGGNTPNLTQQASFDQHTALINGQIIPLIYEVGDSSGLLRDPRAASNHIAAALVNNVPQTTEALSESRAYGAAILAGASAHKRTLALASAERDFLVGETGQVQSTTTLTTRELDAAVKADPAQRAALGVKIQAADGDNEQFVAISKSLLLDGTNLSADTESFFRQATDAINSTFDLSDTSSGILHDLLNSRVSQTNTARLFSFGVAAGGISLVTVLILFVVLSITQRVARLVSAADRISLGDLNAEVNIEGNDELGELAQSFERMQSSLQAAIDRLRTRRAS, translated from the coding sequence ATGGGTTCTCACACCCTGGCACGGTTCTTCGGCAATCTCACGATTCGCCGTAAATTGTTTCTGATCGCGGTGGTTGCCGCCGTGCCCACGGCCGTCCTCCTCTTCATCGTGCTCACGGGTCAGAGCGCCGACCTCAACCAGGCGCAGCAGGAACGGCGGGGAGTCGAGTTCACCGCGCCCGTGCAGCGCTTGTTGCAGGACGTGCAACTGCACCGCGATCTCGCCGCCACCTTGCTTGCCGGCGACCAGTCCTATGCCCAGCGCTTGCAGGACAGCGCTGCCGACGTGGACAAGGACATGAAGGCGGTTGATGCCGTCGACAAGCGCTACGGCGGCCGCTTCCACGCGCACGATCGCGTCAATACGATCAAGCAGAGCTGGCAGAGTCTCGGCGGCAATACGCCGAACCTGACGCAACAGGCCAGCTTCGATCAGCACACGGCGCTGATCAACGGCCAGATCATCCCGCTGATCTACGAAGTCGGCGATTCCTCCGGCCTGCTGCGCGATCCCAGGGCCGCCAGCAACCACATCGCCGCTGCCCTCGTGAACAACGTGCCGCAGACCACGGAAGCGCTCAGCGAGAGCCGCGCCTACGGCGCCGCCATCCTCGCCGGCGCGAGCGCTCACAAGCGCACGTTGGCGCTGGCCAGCGCCGAGCGCGACTTCCTGGTGGGCGAGACCGGCCAGGTGCAGTCCACTACCACGCTCACCACGCGCGAGCTGGACGCCGCCGTGAAGGCCGACCCGGCGCAGCGCGCCGCGCTCGGCGTGAAGATCCAGGCGGCCGACGGCGACAACGAGCAGTTCGTCGCCATCTCCAAGAGCTTGCTGCTCGACGGCACCAACCTGAGCGCGGACACCGAGTCCTTCTTCCGACAGGCGACCGATGCCATCAACTCGACCTTCGACCTCTCGGACACCTCGTCGGGTATCCTGCACGACTTGCTGAACAGCCGGGTCAGCCAGACCAACACCGCGCGGCTCTTCTCCTTTGGCGTCGCCGCCGGCGGCATCAGCCTCGTCACGGTCTTGATCCTGTTCGTGGTGCTCAGCATCACGCAGCGCGTCGCGCGATTGGTCTCCGCCGCCGACCGCATCAGCCTGGGCGACCTCAACGCGGAGGTGAACATCGAGGGGAACGATGAGCTCGGAGAGCTGGCGCAGTCCTTCGAACGCATGCAATCGAGCCTGCAGGCCGCGATCGACCGGCTGCGCACGCGGCGCGCATCGTAG
- a CDS encoding dihydrofolate reductase family protein translates to MRKIVAGLFMSLDGVIGSPDKWSFPYFDEEMGQAVGGLIAASDTLLLGRVTYEEFAAAFAGDTSGNPDAAQMNGIAKVVVSTTLKQADWQNSTLLNGDVAEGIARLKQQPGQSIGMSGSNTLLRWLLRRGLLDELHLLVVPVVVGSGKRLIEGEGEQLPLKLTASATHGNGVLHLTYEPV, encoded by the coding sequence ATGCGCAAAATCGTAGCGGGGCTGTTCATGTCGCTCGATGGTGTGATCGGGTCGCCCGACAAGTGGAGCTTCCCCTACTTCGACGAGGAGATGGGCCAGGCCGTCGGCGGGCTGATCGCCGCGAGCGATACACTGCTGCTCGGCCGGGTCACCTATGAAGAGTTCGCCGCGGCCTTCGCCGGCGACACGAGCGGCAACCCGGACGCGGCGCAGATGAACGGCATCGCCAAAGTCGTCGTCTCCACCACCCTGAAGCAGGCCGACTGGCAGAACTCGACCCTGCTTAACGGCGACGTGGCCGAGGGGATCGCCCGGCTCAAACAGCAGCCGGGTCAGAGCATCGGCATGAGCGGCAGCAACACGCTGCTCCGCTGGCTGCTGCGGCGGGGGCTGCTGGACGAGTTGCACCTGCTCGTCGTGCCGGTGGTCGTGGGCAGCGGCAAGCGGCTGATCGAGGGCGAGGGCGAGCAGTTGCCGCTCAAGCTCACCGCATCCGCCACCCACGGCAACGGCGTGCTGCACCTCACCTACGAGCCGGTGTGA
- a CDS encoding glucose 1-dehydrogenase, with product MAELPAGLGIFDLSGRTALITGASRGLGAGAARALASAGANVALAARTEADLTAVCDAIGSEGGQTHAIVADVTDEATVERMVDETIARFGRLDILVNNAGMNVRKPALEMDVAEFDQVLGLNLRSYFLCARAAGRRMVAQGYGRVINMSSILSSIGLPNQTAYASSKGGIGGLTRVLAIEWAPFGVTVNAIGPTYFETELTRPLYEDPARRAFITERTPMGRWGQPHELDGALIFLASDAAGYITGQTLFVDGGWLAW from the coding sequence ATGGCCGAACTGCCGGCGGGATTGGGCATCTTCGACCTGAGCGGGCGCACGGCGCTGATCACCGGCGCCAGCCGCGGCCTCGGCGCGGGCGCGGCGCGGGCGCTGGCTTCGGCCGGGGCGAACGTCGCGCTGGCGGCGCGCACGGAGGCCGATCTGACCGCGGTCTGCGACGCGATCGGCAGCGAAGGTGGCCAGACGCATGCGATCGTCGCCGACGTGACCGACGAGGCCACGGTCGAGCGCATGGTCGACGAGACGATCGCCCGCTTCGGCCGCCTCGACATCCTCGTGAACAACGCCGGCATGAACGTGCGCAAGCCGGCGCTGGAGATGGATGTCGCGGAGTTCGACCAGGTGCTCGGCCTCAACCTGCGCTCATATTTCTTGTGCGCCCGCGCCGCCGGCCGGCGCATGGTTGCACAGGGCTACGGCCGCGTGATCAATATGTCGTCGATCCTCTCCAGCATCGGCCTGCCCAATCAGACCGCGTACGCCAGCAGCAAGGGCGGCATCGGCGGCCTCACCCGGGTGCTGGCGATCGAGTGGGCGCCGTTCGGCGTCACCGTCAACGCCATCGGCCCCACCTACTTCGAAACGGAGCTGACGCGCCCACTCTACGAGGACCCCGCCCGCCGCGCCTTCATCACCGAGCGCACGCCGATGGGCCGCTGGGGCCAGCCGCATGAGCTGGACGGGGCACTGATCTTCCTTGCCTCCGACGCGGCGGGCTACATCACCGGCCAAACGCTGTTCGTGGACGGCGGCTGGCTGGCGTGGTGA
- a CDS encoding amidohydrolase family protein, giving the protein MLIDAHAHIFPSEFIEEREALCARDATFRELYADPAAKLARADELMAAVDRNGFDHAVALGFAWRDPGLCRRHNDALLGAAAESGGRIIPFCTVSLAEPDVLRAEIARCAAAGARGLGELRPGSQGAELDGPAGDLLAALATEFNLVLHFHASEPAGHAYPGKAGGELGTLARFVGRHPRVRVILAHWGGGLPFYALMPEVRTALANVWFDTAATTLLYEPAIYRHAIELVGAERILFGSDFPLLGPRRQLRALTAAPVSERERMLIAGENAALLLVR; this is encoded by the coding sequence GTGCTGATCGACGCCCACGCGCACATCTTCCCCAGCGAGTTCATCGAGGAACGCGAAGCGCTCTGCGCCCGCGACGCGACCTTCCGCGAGCTGTACGCCGACCCGGCGGCAAAGCTCGCCCGCGCCGACGAGCTGATGGCCGCGGTCGATCGCAACGGCTTCGACCACGCGGTCGCGCTCGGCTTTGCCTGGCGCGATCCGGGGCTGTGCCGCCGCCACAACGATGCGCTGCTCGGCGCGGCGGCCGAGAGCGGCGGCCGCATCATTCCCTTCTGCACGGTGAGCCTGGCGGAACCGGACGTGCTCCGCGCCGAGATCGCACGGTGCGCCGCCGCCGGGGCACGCGGCCTCGGCGAGCTGCGCCCCGGCTCTCAGGGCGCGGAGCTGGACGGTCCGGCGGGGGATCTGCTGGCGGCTCTCGCGACTGAGTTCAATCTCGTGCTGCACTTTCACGCCAGCGAGCCGGCCGGCCACGCGTATCCCGGCAAGGCCGGCGGCGAGCTGGGCACGCTGGCGCGCTTCGTCGGGCGCCACCCGCGCGTGCGCGTGATCCTGGCGCACTGGGGCGGCGGCCTGCCGTTCTACGCGCTGATGCCGGAGGTGCGGACCGCGCTGGCGAACGTCTGGTTCGACACCGCGGCCACAACCCTGCTCTACGAGCCGGCGATCTACCGCCACGCGATCGAGCTGGTCGGCGCGGAGCGGATCCTCTTCGGCAGCGACTTCCCGCTGCTCGGTCCGCGCCGCCAGCTCCGCGCCCTTACCGCCGCACCCGTCAGCGAGCGCGAGCGCATGCTGATCGCCGGCGAGAACGCCGCGCTGTTGCTCGTTCGCTAA
- a CDS encoding response regulator — protein MAASRPVLVIDDDDSIRELVQMALRDEGYDVLTAQHGSAALSLLGHESPGLILLDMRMPVMDGWEFARVYRERPGPHVPIVVITAAHEVAERAAQVSADDYLAKPFDIDDLVQIVGRLVQ, from the coding sequence GTGGCCGCTTCTCGTCCCGTGCTGGTGATCGACGACGACGACAGCATCCGCGAACTGGTGCAGATGGCGCTGCGCGACGAGGGCTACGATGTGCTCACAGCGCAGCACGGCAGCGCGGCGCTGAGCCTGCTCGGCCATGAAAGCCCCGGCCTGATCCTGCTCGACATGCGCATGCCGGTGATGGACGGCTGGGAGTTCGCCCGCGTCTACCGGGAGCGGCCCGGCCCGCACGTGCCGATCGTGGTGATCACCGCCGCGCACGAAGTCGCCGAGCGCGCCGCCCAGGTCTCGGCCGACGACTATCTGGCCAAACCGTTCGACATCGACGACCTGGTGCAGATCGTCGGGCGCCTCGTGCAGTAG
- a CDS encoding GAF domain-containing sensor histidine kinase, with the protein MLEIALCANAIIAACYFVIAALIFTGLVKQRRLGFNPLGTATGFIFLTSGLSHWIHVENFLLAPEFYRRDPGLWHVALVDSLTVLPATIYLALRRRYGLVIRGQHALLDFQRRLEMAEAMRDIGQDIAAQTDLEAVLRHVVDHALMLLGADYAVVTARDDEGDSHLRVVGNRYDVPDASEWSAAAFAPGTSPAAAAIARRQPFVSEDLTAEPGYASRELALHRIEGGRAALAVPLFRADEVFGSLMVAYRAPRRITRGDLSAAAALANMAAIAIGNARLIESLRRAERMKSEFLSVAAHELKTPVTSLRGFSQLVVKRFDTTGELDPFQVRRALFNIEQQSQKLSRLVTQLLDVSRAESGRLTVQPADTDLCSLVQGVAAGVRQSAGRRTIEVRTPNRPLPARVDPLRIEQVLTNLLDNAVKFSPENGAIEVELSELGGELLLTVSDHGIGIPPEHRGKIFDRFYQAHEGSASAGMGLGLYISAQIVERHGGTIRAEFPEQGGTRFTVTLPRGRVTVGAA; encoded by the coding sequence ATGCTCGAAATCGCGCTCTGCGCCAACGCGATCATCGCCGCGTGCTATTTCGTGATCGCGGCGCTGATCTTTACCGGCCTGGTCAAGCAGCGGCGCCTGGGGTTCAACCCGCTCGGCACGGCCACCGGCTTCATCTTCCTTACCAGCGGCCTCAGCCACTGGATCCACGTGGAAAACTTCCTGCTCGCTCCCGAGTTCTACCGCAGAGACCCCGGCCTCTGGCACGTGGCGCTCGTCGACTCGCTCACCGTGCTGCCCGCCACCATCTACCTCGCCCTGCGCCGCCGCTACGGCCTGGTCATCCGTGGCCAGCACGCGCTGCTCGACTTCCAGCGCCGCCTGGAGATGGCCGAGGCGATGCGCGACATTGGCCAGGACATCGCCGCGCAGACAGACCTGGAGGCCGTGCTGCGGCACGTGGTGGACCATGCATTGATGCTGCTCGGCGCCGACTACGCCGTCGTCACCGCCCGCGACGATGAGGGCGATTCGCACCTCCGAGTTGTCGGCAATCGCTATGACGTGCCCGACGCCTCCGAATGGAGCGCCGCCGCCTTCGCGCCGGGCACCAGCCCCGCCGCCGCGGCGATCGCCCGGCGCCAGCCGTTCGTCAGCGAGGACCTGACCGCCGAGCCGGGCTACGCCAGCCGCGAGCTGGCGCTGCACCGCATTGAGGGCGGCCGTGCGGCGCTGGCGGTGCCGCTCTTCCGCGCCGACGAGGTCTTCGGCTCGTTGATGGTGGCCTACCGTGCGCCGCGACGCATCACGCGCGGCGACCTCTCGGCCGCCGCCGCCCTCGCCAACATGGCCGCGATCGCGATCGGCAACGCGCGGCTGATCGAGAGTCTGCGCCGTGCCGAACGCATGAAGAGCGAGTTCCTCTCCGTCGCCGCGCATGAGCTGAAGACACCGGTCACCAGCCTGCGCGGCTTCTCGCAGCTCGTGGTCAAGCGCTTCGACACCACCGGCGAGTTGGACCCCTTCCAGGTGCGCCGCGCCCTGTTCAACATCGAGCAGCAGTCGCAAAAGCTCTCGCGCCTCGTCACGCAACTGCTCGACGTCTCCCGCGCCGAAAGCGGCCGGCTCACCGTGCAGCCGGCCGACACCGATCTCTGCTCGCTGGTGCAGGGCGTGGCCGCAGGCGTGCGCCAGAGCGCCGGCCGCCGCACGATCGAGGTGCGCACGCCGAACAGGCCCCTGCCGGCCCGCGTGGATCCGCTGCGCATCGAGCAGGTGCTCACCAACCTGCTGGACAATGCCGTCAAGTTCAGCCCCGAGAACGGCGCGATCGAGGTGGAACTCAGCGAACTGGGAGGCGAGCTGCTGCTGACGGTGTCCGATCACGGCATCGGCATCCCGCCTGAGCACCGCGGCAAGATCTTCGATCGCTTTTATCAGGCGCACGAGGGCAGCGCCAGCGCCGGCATGGGCCTGGGCCTGTACATCAGCGCCCAGATCGTGGAGCGGCACGGCGGCACGATCCGGGCCGAGTTCCCCGAGCAGGGCGGCACGCGCTTCACCGTGACGTTGCCGCGCGGCCGCGTGACGGTGGGTGCGGCGTAG
- a CDS encoding Crp/Fnr family transcriptional regulator has product MPPPTNEQDNAALLAAVPLFRGLAPRQLALLAERLRGHGYRRGEVIFHQGDPAGSLHVIQRGSVKVTAPTARGTEPLLALLGAGACFGEVAALDGGVRSATVTAVEQTETLALHRDDLWAFVRQQPEFAERVILSLVTSLRRINTWLEDAYFNDLDTRLARRLHELAATRGEHGADGVQVSFPLSQSELAGMLGATRASVNAILGSYQDAGLLRLGKGSFTVTRPDDLRRRAGIE; this is encoded by the coding sequence ATGCCGCCGCCGACCAACGAACAGGACAACGCCGCCTTGCTGGCCGCGGTGCCGCTCTTTCGCGGCCTGGCGCCGCGGCAGCTTGCACTGCTGGCCGAGCGACTGCGCGGCCACGGCTACCGGCGCGGCGAAGTGATCTTTCACCAGGGCGATCCGGCCGGCTCGCTGCACGTGATTCAGCGCGGCAGCGTCAAGGTCACCGCGCCCACGGCGCGCGGCACGGAGCCGCTGCTGGCGCTGCTGGGCGCGGGCGCCTGCTTCGGCGAGGTGGCCGCGCTCGACGGCGGCGTGCGCTCTGCCACGGTGACGGCCGTCGAGCAGACCGAGACGCTGGCGCTGCACCGCGACGACCTCTGGGCGTTCGTGCGCCAGCAGCCGGAGTTTGCGGAGCGCGTGATTCTGTCGCTGGTCACCAGCCTGCGCCGCATCAACACCTGGCTGGAAGACGCCTATTTCAACGACCTCGATACGCGCCTGGCGCGCCGCCTGCACGAGCTGGCGGCCACCCGGGGCGAGCACGGCGCTGACGGTGTGCAGGTGAGCTTCCCGCTTTCGCAGAGCGAGCTGGCAGGTATGCTGGGCGCCACGCGGGCGAGCGTGAACGCCATCCTGGGCAGCTATCAGGACGCGGGCCTGCTGCGGCTGGGCAAGGGATCGTTCACCGTCACCCGGCCGGACGATCTGCGCCGCCGCGCGGGGATCGAGTGA
- the rsmI gene encoding 16S rRNA (cytidine(1402)-2'-O)-methyltransferase, producing MSELAGTLYLVPTPLGNLEDMTFRGVRVLREAALVLAEDTRTARRLLAHYDVGTRLLSYTEHNHRARLPLVLRTLVDGDVALVSEAGMPAINDPGQALAAVVWQAGGRVVGLPGASAVPLAVAVSGFAWRAFSFLGFLPHAAGERRALLRDQAADGNLLIAFETPHRLRAALADIAAVLGERPIAVCRELTKLHEEVFRGTAAAALAHFVAPRGEITLVIAGIERNAAGEGEDAAALQGFLAERVAVGSSARDAVAAAMARFGVSRRAAYAAWERAKADAAIMRPC from the coding sequence ATGAGCGAGCTTGCCGGTACGCTCTATCTCGTCCCCACGCCGCTCGGCAACCTGGAGGACATGACCTTCCGCGGCGTGCGCGTGCTGCGCGAAGCGGCGCTCGTGCTGGCCGAGGACACGCGCACCGCACGGCGGCTGCTCGCACACTACGACGTCGGCACGCGCCTGCTCAGCTACACCGAGCACAACCATCGGGCCCGGTTGCCGCTGGTGCTGCGGACGCTGGTGGATGGTGACGTGGCGCTCGTCTCCGAAGCCGGCATGCCGGCGATCAACGATCCGGGTCAGGCGTTGGCCGCGGTGGTCTGGCAGGCGGGCGGGCGCGTGGTTGGCCTGCCGGGCGCCTCGGCCGTGCCGCTGGCCGTGGCGGTCAGCGGCTTCGCCTGGCGGGCCTTCAGCTTTCTTGGCTTCCTGCCGCACGCCGCCGGCGAGCGCCGCGCCCTGCTGCGCGACCAGGCGGCGGACGGCAACCTGCTGATCGCCTTCGAGACGCCGCACCGGCTGCGTGCCGCCCTCGCGGACATCGCTGCCGTGCTGGGCGAGCGGCCGATCGCCGTTTGCCGCGAGCTGACCAAGCTGCACGAGGAGGTCTTCCGCGGCACCGCGGCCGCGGCGCTGGCCCATTTCGTCGCGCCGCGCGGCGAGATCACGCTCGTGATCGCCGGGATCGAACGCAACGCGGCCGGTGAAGGCGAGGATGCAGCGGCGCTGCAAGGCTTCCTCGCCGAGCGCGTGGCCGTGGGCAGCAGCGCCCGCGACGCCGTGGCGGCGGCGATGGCCCGCTTCGGCGTTTCTCGACGCGCCGCCTACGCCGCCTGGGAGCGGGCAAAGGCCGACGCTGCTATCATGCGCCCGTGCTGA
- a CDS encoding phosphotransferase: MNARAFRDLLRACLPELPLRSVRRLGAGWDSDAFVVNGGTSGPLVFRFPRRADVAERIDRELRLLPALGPTLPAPIPRFSHVVRDCPAAPFPFAGYPLLRGRQLSHLRLPAGKRRELAAEIGRFLAALHAFPAARAAGLGALPADVAGGREQFAGFLQLARRRIRPLLAADELPRFRRWLASLDADEQFAFTPVVIHGDLGADHILVAAATGRLGGVIDFGDAGLGDPALDFAGLLTSPGEAFARQVLAAYGAGAGEAEAMLRRAAVFAGLSPLHELLFGLYSGDQDHTSAGLAALRRTLAACNS, encoded by the coding sequence ATGAACGCCCGCGCCTTCCGCGACCTGCTGCGTGCCTGCCTGCCCGAACTCCCTCTGCGTTCGGTACGGCGGCTGGGCGCCGGCTGGGACAGCGACGCCTTCGTGGTGAACGGCGGCACGAGCGGGCCGCTCGTCTTTCGCTTCCCCAGGCGCGCCGACGTTGCCGAACGGATCGACCGCGAGCTGCGCCTCCTGCCCGCGCTCGGCCCGACGCTGCCCGCGCCGATTCCTCGCTTCAGCCACGTCGTCCGAGATTGCCCGGCGGCCCCGTTTCCCTTCGCCGGCTATCCGCTGCTGCGAGGCCGCCAGCTTTCGCACCTGCGGCTGCCGGCCGGCAAGCGCAGGGAGCTTGCCGCCGAGATCGGCCGCTTTCTCGCGGCGCTGCACGCCTTCCCGGCCGCGCGGGCAGCCGGGCTGGGCGCCCTGCCCGCGGACGTGGCCGGCGGACGCGAACAGTTCGCGGGCTTTCTGCAGCTGGCGCGGAGGCGGATCCGCCCGCTTCTGGCGGCCGACGAGCTGCCGCGATTCCGGCGCTGGCTCGCCTCGCTGGACGCCGACGAGCAGTTCGCCTTCACGCCGGTGGTGATTCACGGTGACCTGGGAGCCGACCACATCCTCGTGGCTGCGGCGACCGGGCGGCTCGGCGGCGTGATCGACTTCGGCGACGCCGGCCTCGGCGATCCGGCGCTGGACTTCGCCGGCCTGCTGACCTCTCCAGGCGAGGCGTTCGCGCGGCAGGTGCTGGCAGCGTATGGCGCCGGCGCGGGCGAAGCCGAGGCGATGCTGCGCCGCGCCGCGGTCTTCGCCGGCCTCTCGCCCCTGCACGAGCTCTTGTTCGGTCTGTACTCGGGCGACCAGGACCACACTTCGGCCGGGCTGGCGGCGCTGCGCAGAACCCTTGCTGCCTGCAATTCGTGA